The Crassaminicella indica genomic interval CATCAAAATCTGCAAAACCATTTTCATTAAAATGGATATTTTCTGTCCAATAATCACAAGATGCGTCAGAACCGTAGGTAATGATTGGACAATCAACACTAGAGAGCACTTTTTCAACGTTTGGATCATCTTTAAAAGCAATCAATAAGCCACTCTTTGGAATAAGTCTTGCAAATGCTGTGAAGGTATCTACGATATGATCTATATCCTTAAAATAATCTAGATGATCTTTATCAATATTAAGTATAATCCCGATACTAGGGAAAAATTTTAAGAAGCTTCCTACATATTCACAAGCTTCTGTAACAAAATATTCACGATTTCCTACTTTAACATTTCCTCCTATTTGGTCTAATTCTCCTCCAATAAGGATTGTAGGATCAAAATCGCTATATTCTAAAATGATAGAAATCATAGAAGTGGTTGTTGTTTTTCCGTGTGTTCCTGAAACAGCAATGCTTTTTTTAAATTTTTTCATCAAAAGTCCTAATATTTCGGCCCTTGAAACAATAGGAATATTTTTTTTCTTTGCTTTTACAAGCTCTGGATTATCACTCTTTATGGCGGCAGTATAAACAACTAAATCACAGGAAGGTAAATTATGTGCATTATGTCCGATATAAATTTTTGCCCCTTTTTTTGAAAGCTTTTCAGTAATACTAGAAGCTTTCATGTCAGATCCAGATACTTCATAGCCAAAGGTAAGGAGTACTTCAGCAATTGCACTCATGCTTATTCCACCAATACCAATAAAATAGATATGATTTACATCATGTTTGTCTAAATCAAAATCAACCATAAAAAATTCTCCTTTAATGAAAATTTAATTTTTACTATTATTACCATATTCATATAAATCTATAGATATTTCTTGAAAATGGAAAGAACAAAATAAAAAATCTAGTGAAATTATACCATAAAATTTTTTTGAGGAAAGAATAAAAGAAAAAATATTGGTTGAATAATTTTATAATACCGAATAAAATTATATACAAATGATAAAAATATTCGGAATAGGGAGCGTAAAGAATATGAAAATAAAGAGAAATGGAAGAATTGGAGCTTTAATTAAGATATTGAATGATAATCCTAACAAAATTTTTACTTTAAATTATTTTACAAATAAATTTAATGCTGCAAAATCAAGCATTAGTGAAGATATTGTCATAGC includes:
- the murC gene encoding UDP-N-acetylmuramate--L-alanine ligase — encoded protein: MVDFDLDKHDVNHIYFIGIGGISMSAIAEVLLTFGYEVSGSDMKASSITEKLSKKGAKIYIGHNAHNLPSCDLVVYTAAIKSDNPELVKAKKKNIPIVSRAEILGLLMKKFKKSIAVSGTHGKTTTTSMISIILEYSDFDPTILIGGELDQIGGNVKVGNREYFVTEACEYVGSFLKFFPSIGIILNIDKDHLDYFKDIDHIVDTFTAFARLIPKSGLLIAFKDDPNVEKVLSSVDCPIITYGSDASCDYWTENIHFNENGFADFDVFHKNSFLGSFSLNIPGKHNVNNALAAIACCHSLGVPIEKIIKNLKNFHGTHRRFDILGKLGDITIVDDYAHHPTEIKATLKAAAKVPHNKLWCIFQPHTYTRTKALLNDFANSFDQADKIIIADIYAAREKDTGEIHSKDLVKKIKSYNKNVIYMDNFEKIVAYVKDKAQPKDLVLTMGAGDIYKVGQMLLNKKG